A single region of the Plasmodium malariae genome assembly, chromosome: 7 genome encodes:
- the RNaseII gene encoding exoribonuclease II, putative: protein MFLLKNVRRCCYYTKIYENIKIIRKIKLEKERENKKYSQIEENKCNVDKKKKQQAIFPYDIKKDDNNFYEQVFNKIKQKDIKNLDKYAEVFANICSERKINENATIKNICIQKEARVGENIKKGNCNNKVVSSSENTSVQCVSKKSTFLKGNEMYALNNHIHNNVRNKNENINDKKYLKEKKKYLERKDVYLKVVDDHILNRNKSSRGINKSEKCLNRDGHYVKSLTLGRINEERAGEKQKLEQVLQLNEVQIKGKKVENKIYKENERIESTCNKKGVLLQNNVDRMHEDILKNDKLLSSSDTDLNNNSKEKHQSSHGKNTSEVKSVPLKVRKNKILVPTTDNAIIEKSYINVEYEEYWENEKINKILELQKGSDKDVQNKLFKGVLYVSPFDTNKCFVVNEESLGCSKNNFFYVYGYISRNRALNDDLVYAYAERRKIKRFQDSEEKENEQIQVNRKKNTDTNGMKGEEGIQEEGGVDRGNEENEEKEEQTGNFCRVVNIVERRSMEIVCTLNYLNIKEKINNTFGKKDISNKLKNGTASKVLISNKVDSDIVNYKCDKEHVISKPNIEKIDYIQIYKNEEKKRSSEKLLAKLQSVDARLPCFIYESSNFMVNKILYHLQKKKINLYVLVKFKQWEQNQINPLGNISTILGSEKNLFGIIYFFIYFYKIHFHIYGKTDMSYLKSKMIVQDKIFDAFFHRKNVFVPLANYFEGVSSGSGSISSDIHNNSQGKGSKSYVDQIEKKIAYLRYIQQTNRSIQKYMIKCLLKNRDIITHLDIFTIDPLNAKDLDDALSIEFVKTDKNSKKKFQYKIGVHISDVSFFISPNSYYDKLASKICNTIYMDIMVIHMLPSILSEHICSLNTEGEKLSFSIFFFIDNISNPYDISVGEMLKGVDIKKCLIKSKYKLNYDVVEDYINDIYLSINSTIGCSSNCESESNSRSGSNSRSGSNYRSAKCIEEKILVRGDLNLSYFIPNFEHICDKHNISVKIGSDIFRLYLLSRMLKEKTGRKNIYQTETLLFALPNTYSNNDNSSEEFKPINIDEMTKEYISFEGNDDMYVIEKFLKRPKFKKLLNETNMENVHLEKIEYKKKSHMLIEEMMILTNFLVANKIFDNKRLGLLRIHENSSEEIKKNFLHIIDYSTYNKINRMININNNTINDILSVCEKVLSENQLLCLHYNILKYYKEAIYIPFVEGEKNYSCHFGLLLSKYIHFTSPIRRYIDIVVHRILNSVIEEEILPYTYEDFKRICEQCNYQKKKTDEAQTHLKNFLLNKYLIYLNNNKHKYEGVSDVQAEMGEQSGHRYHSDRQDSAYSKRKTRRLVQYYKGEGTQKKGDDKPLEEEADKTEETDESYKSGRSDKTDERHCFQHSVNLKKGGHIPIKKYFYLNRGVISFLTEAYIQEIVITKNIKENICLNILNSNYINVNGKEDGVSDNIMPITHITYISDSSKNMNSISRKNVDGENKILSTNEENFIDQRGNTCSSTGSSSSGSSNDGADYNMEESSRVKIKKSINDNIKLKNAIVFYVPIVETEKSVSDNLLSLKFEYVLISFKECTYIYNISNDVLFKINLDFCTTNESSQNSLYNDEGNPGEEQKRNKRLYNIFKQITNMKICVKYQVLKLEEGKNFQEIYDSLYIHDVFIKRDDEVNKLKKQTYSLDPVVDEKRIKNEQQYNERSNLNDSAQVKMAIKQKSSQFHDNIELVHDKTVECNEGNEYEKISRFQKKAVFLIPGLQMWALRLT, encoded by the exons atgtttttattaaaaaatgttagaAGATGCTGTTATTACacgaaaatatatgaaaatataaaaatcataagaaaaattaaattggagaaggaaagagaaaataagaaatattctCAGATCGaggaaaataaatgtaatgtagataaaaagaagaaacagCAAGCCATTTTTCCTTATGACATTAAAAaagatgataataatttttatgaacaagtatttaataaaataaaacagaaagATATCAAAAATTTGGACAAGTATGCGGAGGTATTTGCAAATATTTGTTCTGAAAGGAAGATAAATGAAAATgctactataaaaaatatatgcattcaAAAGGAAGCACGGGTGggggaaaatattaaaaaaggaaattgcAATAATAAAGTTGTTAGTAGTAGCGAAAATACAAGCGTACAATGCGTTAGTAAAAAatcaacatttttaaaaggaaatgAAATGTACGCCTTGAACAACCACATCCATAATAATGTGAggaacaaaaatgaaaatataaatgataaaaaatatttgaaagaaaaaaagaaatatttagaaaGGAAGgatgtttatttaaaagttGTAGATGATCATATACTAAACAGAAATAAATCTTCAAGGGGAATAAACAAGTCAGAAAAATGTTTGAACAGAGATGGACATTACGTGAAAAGTTTGACTCTGGGAAGGATTAACGAAGAAAGAGCAggagaaaaacaaaaattagaACAGGTGCTTCAACTAAATGAAGTGCAGATTAAGGGGAAGAAGGTTgagaataaaatttataaagagAATGAACGCATAGAAAGtacatgtaataaaaaaggggTACTACTACAGAACAATGTTGACAGGATGCATGAGGACATTTTGAAAAACGATAAACTGTTAAGCAGTAGTGATAcagatttaaataataacagtaaggAAAAACATCAAAGTAGTCATGGGAAGAATACATCTGAAGTAAAATCCGTTCCTTTGAAAgtgagaaaaaataaaattttagttCCAACTACGGATAATGCAATTATAGAGAAGAGTTACATAAATGTGGAGTATGAAGAATATtgggaaaatgaaaaaataaataaaattttggaaTTACAGAAAGGTAGTGACAAAGatgtacaaaataaattgtttaaGGGAGTATTATATGTTTCACCATTTGatacaaataaatgtttTGTTGTTAATGAAGAATCGTTAGGTTgttctaaaaataattttttttatgtatatgggTATATTAGTAGGAATAGAGCCTTGAATGATGATCTAGTATATGCTTATGCGGAAAGAAGAAAGATAAAAAGGTTTCAAGATTCTGAAGAGAAAGAAAATGAACAGATTCAAGTGAATCGTAAAAAGAATACTGATACAAATGGAATGAAAGGGGAGGAAGGGATACAGGAAGAGGGGGGAGTAGATAGAGGAAACGAAGAAAacgaagaaaaagaagaacagACGGGTAATTTTTGCAGAGTTGTTAACATCGTGGAAAGGAGAAGTATGGAAATTGTTTGCACGTTGaactatttaaatattaaagaaaaaataaacaatacaTTTGGGAAAAAGGATATATCAAATAAGTTGAAAAATGGAACTGCATCAAAAGTTTTAATTAGTAATAAGGTGGATAGTGATATCGTAAATTATAAGTGTGATAAGGAACATGTAATCAGTAAGCCCAATATTGAAAAGATtgattatatacaaatatataaaaatgaagaaaaaaaaagaagtagcGAAAAATTGCTTGCAAAATTACAATCGGTTGATGCTAGGTTGCCATGCTTCATATATGAGTCATCCAATTTTATGGTAAATAAGATATTGTATCAtctgcaaaaaaaaaaaattaatttatatgttttggTTAAATTTAAACAGTGGGAACAGAATCAAATTAATCCATTAGGAAATATTAGTACAATTTTAGGTAGTGAAAAGAATTTGTTTggtatcatatatttttttatatatttctataaaatacattttcatatatatggaaaaactGACATGTCCTATTTGAAATCTAAGATGATTGTGCAGGATAAAATTTTTGACGCGTTTTTTCATCGAAAAAATGTTTTCGTTCCACTTGCAAATTATTTTGAGGGTGTGAGTAGTGGTAGTGGTAGCATTAGTAGTGATATCCATAATAATAGCCAAGGAAAAGGGAGCAAGAGCTACGTCGAccaaattgaaaaaaaaatagcatatCTGAGGTATATTCAGCAAACTAATAGAAGTATACAAAAATACATGATCaaatgtttattaaaaaacagGGACATAATTACTCATTTGGACATATTTACCATAGACCCCTTGAATGCAAAAGATCTGGATGATGCTTTATCCATTGAATTTGTGAAGACTGATAAAAATtcgaaaaagaaatttcagTACAAAATAGGAGTACATATTTCAGatgtttccttttttatttcccccAATTCATACTATGATAAGTTGGCCTCAAAAATTTGCAATACCATATATATGGACATAAT GGTAATCCATATGCTTCCATCAATTTTGAGTGAACACATTTGCTCCTTAAACACTGAAGGGGAGAAGTTATCCTTCTCGATCTTTTTCTTCATAGACAATATATCAAACCCATATGATATATCTGTAGGAGAAATGTTGAAAGGTGTAGATATAAAGAAATGTTTAATTAAAAGCAAGTATAAGTTGAATTACGATGTGGTGGaagattatataaatgacATATATCTAAGCATTAATAGTACTATTGGATGTAGCAGTAATTGCGAAAGTGAAAGTAATAGCAGAAGTGGTAGTAATAGCAGAAGTGGTAGTAATTACCGTAGTGCTAAGTGCATTGAGGAGAAAATATTAGTTCGAGGGGATTTAAACTTAAGTTACTTTATACCCAATTTTGAACATATCTGTGATAAGCATAATATATCAGTTAAGATAGGGAGTGATATATTTAgactatatttattatcaaGAATGTTGAAAGAGAAAACAGGAAGGAAAAACATTTATCAAACAGAAACTTTGCTCTTTGCTTTGCCCAACACCTACTCGAATAATGATAATTCTTCAGAGGAGTTCAAACCGATAAATATAGACGAAATGACAAAAGAGTATATATCATTCGAAGGTAATGATGATATGTATgttattgaaaaatttttaaaaagaccgaaatttaaaaagttgtTAAACGAAACAAATATGGAAAATGTACATCTAGAAAAAATTGagtataaaaagaaaagtcaTATGTTAATAGAAGAAATGATgattttaacaaattttttagttgctaataaaatatttgataatAAGAGATTAGGATTATTGAGAATACATGAAAACTCCTCggaagaaataaagaaaaactttttacatattattgATTATAGTACATACAACAAAATCAACAGAATgattaacataaataataacacaataaatgatatattatcaGTATGTGAAAAAGTGTTAAGTGAAAATCAACTGCTGTGTCTTCATTACaacattttgaaatattataaagaagCTATTTATATTCCCTTTGTAGagggagaaaaaaattattcatgtCATTTTGGTCTTCTCTTAAGtaagtacatacattttACTTCACCTATTAGGAGATATATTGATATTGTTGTTCATAGAATTCTAAATAGTGTTATTGAAGAGGAAATATTACCATATACTTACGAAGATTTTAAGAGAATATGTGAACAGTGCAATTATCAGAAGAAGAAAACGGACGAAGCTCAGACgcatttgaaaaattttcttttaaacaaatacctaatatatttgaataacAACAAGCATAAATATGAGGGGGTGAGCGATGTACAAGCAGAAATGGGGGAACAGTCGGGTCATCGGTACCACAGTGACAGACAAGATTCGGCCTACTCAAAAAGAAAGACAAGGCGGCTAGTTCAATACTACAAAGGAGAAGGGACTCAGAAAAAGGGGGATGACAAACCCCTTGAGGAAGAGGCAGACAAAACAGAAGAAACAGATGAAAGTTACAAAAGTGGCAGAAGTGACAAAACTGACGAAAGACATTGTTTTCAGCATAGTGTGAACTTAAAAAAAGGGGGGCATATACCAATAAAgaaatacttttatttaaataggGGAGTGATAAGCTTCCTAACTGAAGCTTATATTCAAGAAATCGTTAtaacgaaaaatataaaagaaaatatttgtcttaatatattaaacagCAATTACATTAATGTTAATGGTAAGGAGGACGGTGTAAGTGACAATATTATGCCCATTACGCACATTACATACATTTCGGACTCgtcaaaaaatatgaacagtatAAGCAGAAAGAACGTGGAtggtgaaaataaaattctgaGTACCAATGAGGAAAATTTTATCGATCAAAGGGGAAATACATGTAGTAGTACTGGAAGTAGTAGCAGTGGTAGCAGCAATGATGGTGCTGATTATAATATGGAAGAAAGCTCAAGagtgaaaattaaaaaaagcataaatgataatataaagcTGAAAAACGCAATTGTCTTCTATGTGCCAATAGTGGAGACAGAAAAGTCAGTCAGTGATAATTTGCTTAGTTTGAAATTTGAGTACgttttaatatcatttaaagaatgtacatatatttataatatatcaaatgatgtattatttaaaataaatttggaTTTTTGCACCACAAATGAGTCTAGTCAAAATAGTTTATATAATGATGAGGGAAATCCTGGGGAAGAGCAGAAAAGGAATAAACGactttataacatttttaaacaaataacAAACATGAAAATATGTGTTAAATATCAAGTATTAAAATtagaagaaggaaaaaattttcaagAAATTTACGatagtttatatattcatgatGTTTTTATCAAACGGGATGATGAAGTCAACAAACTGAAGAAACAGACTTACAGTTTGGATCCTGTTGTAGATGAAAAacgtataaaaaatgaacaacaaTATAATGAACGTAGTAACCTAAATGATAGTGCACAGGTAAAAATGGCAATTAAACAAAAGAGTTCACAGTTCCACGATAACATAGAACTTGTGCATGATAAAACTGTAGAATGTAATGAAGGAAACgaatacgaaaaaataagCAGATTTCAGAAGAAGGCAGTTTTTCTTATACCAGGACTGCAAATGTGGGCCTTGCGCCTGACATGA
- the VPS46 gene encoding vacuolar protein sorting-associated protein 46, putative — protein sequence MGNKISTEDHIFRLKLKTKELEKLSNRSELEEKKLITDVKKAIQAGKIDIARIYAEKCIRKKNEKINYLNLSNKLDVLVSRLEGAHRCASLVKDVGVMIPLIQKINAETNAVKIGNDSISSDLINDTVQTSSAINAPTEEVDELISKIADEHAIKLDGQIGPVSSINKHLEEISNMSERIKNLK from the exons ATGGGAAACAAAATATCTACAGAAGATCACATCTTTCGtttgaaattaaaaactAAAGAACTa GAAAAATTATCAAATAGATCAGAACTAGAAGAAAAGAAACTAATAACGGATGTAAAAAAAGCAATACAAGCAGGAAAAATTGACATCGCAAG AATATATGCGGAGAAAtgcataagaaaaaaaaatgaaaaaattaattatctAAATTTAAGTAATAAACTAGATGTCCTTGTATCAAGATTAGAAGGGGCCCACAGATGTGCATCG CTAGTTAAAGACGTCGGTGTTATGATTCCCTTAATACAGAAAATAAACGCAGAGACTAATGCAGTTAAAATAGGGAATGAT aGTATTAGTTCTGACCTAATAAACGACACCGTTCAAACCTCCTCTGCTATTAATGCACCAACAGAAGAG GTGGATGAATTAATATCAAAAATAGCAGATGAACATGCCATTAAATTAGATGGACAAATAGGCCCCGTTAGTTCTATTAATAAG caTTTAGAAGAAATATCTAATATGAgtgaaagaataaaaaatttaaaataa
- the PmUG01_07017800 gene encoding conserved Plasmodium protein, unknown function codes for MRLPALLYHLCIYITMNVNLFLVFVIFFLRNAAKKIENTKLLFSGRKKVSFQNNIQRKQNGGRNNHFFIKRKKRGESNNRRNTWPFGSIMSVKNSSSPKLNEGVKSVKENIILFFKRDKNIIERLKVLNEKESIWFMTGYAKNVFSHHSFYNIVGFEEIKEISPNKLSLTNKINFNDLLSKKINHKDSIKNDSYSIVNAYKVKKYVIFFKNENKNNDVVSNNNGKNDSTKDFILFTYMYFIFYIYDKEGKTFYIYANNLNKDHIIYEINELNSENLFNFFDSKICNKKDLKNISVISLIRKNNTLKNIVENISTNELLNVNNYTNKFNSYLKKLFHMCNNSDILLENKINVKQRQPCITLIYGNKNFMLKGKTYFEYLKNFFLKNEEDKNLFENIFLNNKGYKFYIQNDLNDNSSYILKCTKITKKKFDQLHKSITNFDNKNCTTKDPFFTYSKILFDIYKNKSDNEKKKKGHSCGENYCERSIYINIGANDYMVDNNLPILKKADETLLFSVTKHFLNYLVSCIHM; via the coding sequence ATGCGTTTACCTGCGCTTCTCTATCATTTGTGTATTTACATAACTATGAATGTAAATCTTTTCCTTGtgtttgttattttttttttaaggaatGCAGcgaaaaaaattgaaaatacgAAATTATTGTTTAGTGGTAGAAAAAAGGTatcttttcaaaataatatacagaGGAAACAAAATGGAGGTAGAAATAATCActtctttataaaaagaaaaaaaagaggggAATCGAACAATAGAAGGAATACATGGCCATTCGGTAGCATCATGAGCGTTAAAAACAGTTCGTCCCCTAAATTAAATGAAGGAGTAAAGAGcgtaaaagaaaatataattcttttttttaaaagagaCAAAAACATCATAGAGAGATTAAAagttttaaatgaaaaggaaagtATTTGGTTTATGACAGGTTATGCAAAAAATGTATTCAGTCATCATTCTTTTTACAATATTGTCGGttttgaagaaataaaagagatATCTCCAAACAAATTATCCTtaactaataaaataaattttaacgatttattaagcaaaaaaattaaccaTAAAGatagtattaaaaatgatagcTATTCAATAGTTAATGCTTATAAAGTGAAAAagtatgtaattttttttaaaaatgaaaataaaaataatgatgtggttagtaataataatggtaaGAATGATTCTACGAaggattttattttatttacgtacatgtattttattttttacatatatgataAAGAAGGGAAAACgttttacatatatgcaaataatttgaataagGACCATATCATATATGagataaatgaattaaatagtgaaaacctttttaattttttcgatAGCAagatatgtaataaaaaagatttaaaaaatataagtgtCATATCATTAATtaggaaaaataatactttaaaaaatatagtagaAAATATTTCCACAAACGAACTTctaaatgttaataattatactaATAAGTTTAACTCTTACTTGAAAAAGTTATTTCATATGTGTAATAATTCAGACATATtgttagaaaataaaattaacgtAAAACAGAGGCAACCGTGTATTACTTTAATTTATggaaacaaaaattttatgctTAAGGGGAAAAcctattttgaatatttaaaaaacttttttcttaaaaatgaagaagacaaaaatttgtttgaaaatatttttttaaataacaaggggtacaaattttatattcagAATGACTTAAATGATAATTcttcttatattttgaaatgtaCAAAAATTACGAAAAAGAAGTTCGATCAATTACATAAGTCTATTACaaattttgataataaaaattgtactaCTAAGGAccctttttttacatatagtaaaatattgtttgacatatacaaaaataagagtgacaatgaaaagaaaaaaaaaggacacTCCTGTGGAGAAAATTACTGTGAAAGgagtatttatattaatattggAGCTAACGATTATATGGTAGATAATAACTTGCCTATATTGAAAAAAGCGGACGAGACTCTGTTGTTCAGTGTGACAAaacattttttgaattatttagtatcatgcatacatatgtaa